The sequence TATCCCGCCTTCGCGACGAGTTCTTGTGCAAGTGCCATATAGGCTTGGCTGCCTTTCGACAGCGGGTCGTATTGAATGACCGGCATGGCATAGGACGGGGCTTCGCTGACCCGGACGTTGCGCGGCACCACGGTCTTGAACACAAGCTCACCCAGCGTTTGCCGCGCATCCGCCTCGACCTGCTGGGCAAGGTTATTGCGCGTATCATGCATGGTCAGCACGACGCCCTCGATTCGGAGGTCGGGGTTCGCCGCCTCACGCACCTCCCGGATCGTCAGCATGAGCTGCGACAGGCCCTCGAGCGCGAAGAACTCGGATTGAAGCGGGATCAGAACCGAGTGCGACGCCACCAGCGCGTTGACCGTGAGAAGATTCAACGAGGGCGGGCAATCAATGATCACATAGTCGAGCGCCAAAGAATCCGCATCCGCAGAGCGGAGCGCGTCATGAAGAAGATGCGACCGCTTTTCATTGGCCACAAGCTCGATATCAGCTGAGGACAGGTCCGTCGTCGCTGGCGCGATCAAGACACCTTCCACTTCCGTGCTGATCACAACATCTAGCAGCGGGACCTCCTCAATCAACAAGTCATAGGTGGTCAACCCACGCCCCGAGGCCTCGATCCCGAGTCCCGTCGACGCATTTCCCTGCGGATCAAGATCGACGATGAGGACCTTCTTGCCGCCGGCTGCCAGGGCCGCCGACAGGTTGATCGCGGTGGTCGTCTTGCCCACCCCGCCCTTCTGGTTCGTCACGGCGATGATCTTGGGATTAGCCACGCTCGATGTCTCCGATTCTAAGAACCACCGCATCGGGGTTCGTCCTGCTAGGGATCTTATCCGCGTGGAAG comes from Maritimibacter sp. DP1N21-5 and encodes:
- a CDS encoding ParA family protein; its protein translation is MRWFLESETSSVANPKIIAVTNQKGGVGKTTTAINLSAALAAGGKKVLIVDLDPQGNASTGLGIEASGRGLTTYDLLIEEVPLLDVVISTEVEGVLIAPATTDLSSADIELVANEKRSHLLHDALRSADADSLALDYVIIDCPPSLNLLTVNALVASHSVLIPLQSEFFALEGLSQLMLTIREVREAANPDLRIEGVVLTMHDTRNNLAQQVEADARQTLGELVFKTVVPRNVRVSEAPSYAMPVIQYDPLSKGSQAYMALAQELVAKAG